One Candidatus Cloacimonas sp. DNA window includes the following coding sequences:
- a CDS encoding CDP-glycerol glycerophosphotransferase family protein → MKKIKLLFRIGYAYHKAAFDPIIDLLLNDAKYDVWFSLDMEKIKYAFLEFPYRERIIEDWKKLGYRFTNETKGFDIVIAGDTLRNAEDYGKTLLIFLNHGTGIKNILYRNLERSPGVKYQIFVEGPHRVESLLKCPYLGKSEVHLIGLPKLDYYFQGKFEREAILKRWGMNPDKKTVLFSPNYKPTFMYEIKYDIFEQTQNYNLIIKLHPYSWMGKYAPHKQHRIFEKRVKKYPHSVLLPFNEFNIVPYYAAADTILSEASSTVFDFIALNKFGIVYDLDCDKLNHSDGQPLLEIDNREFLKGAFPHIQNGKQLPKAIETALNPSPEMIAKADEFRNKYFFGLDGKAAHRFIAKMEMLYSEGGHENGA, encoded by the coding sequence ATAAAACTCCTGTTTCGTATTGGTTACGCTTATCATAAAGCTGCCTTTGATCCTATTATAGACCTCTTGCTGAATGATGCTAAATACGATGTCTGGTTCTCTTTGGATATGGAAAAGATCAAATATGCCTTTTTGGAATTTCCTTATAGAGAAAGAATAATTGAGGACTGGAAAAAACTTGGTTATCGTTTTACGAATGAGACCAAGGGCTTTGATATTGTTATTGCCGGCGATACCCTTCGCAATGCAGAGGACTATGGAAAAACCCTTTTGATTTTTTTGAATCACGGAACAGGTATTAAAAATATACTCTATCGTAATTTGGAGCGTTCTCCCGGGGTGAAATATCAAATTTTTGTGGAAGGACCTCACCGAGTTGAGTCATTGTTAAAATGCCCCTACTTAGGTAAAAGTGAAGTTCACTTAATTGGTTTGCCCAAACTGGATTATTATTTTCAGGGCAAATTTGAGCGGGAAGCAATATTAAAACGCTGGGGAATGAATCCTGACAAAAAAACTGTGCTCTTTTCCCCTAATTATAAACCCACTTTTATGTATGAAATAAAATACGATATCTTTGAACAAACCCAGAACTATAATCTGATAATAAAACTTCATCCTTACAGTTGGATGGGAAAATATGCACCGCATAAGCAACACAGAATATTTGAAAAAAGAGTGAAAAAATATCCTCATTCCGTTCTTCTGCCTTTTAATGAATTCAATATCGTTCCTTATTATGCTGCCGCTGATACTATTTTAAGCGAGGCATCCAGCACTGTCTTTGATTTTATTGCCCTCAATAAATTTGGCATCGTTTATGATCTTGATTGTGATAAATTGAACCATTCCGATGGCCAACCCCTGCTGGAAATTGATAACAGGGAATTTTTAAAAGGAGCTTTTCCCCATATTCAAAACGGTAAACAACTCCCCAAAGCGATTGAGACCGCCCTAAATCCAAGCCCTGAAATGATTGCCAAAGCCGATGAATTTCGGAATAAATACTTTTTCGGTTTGGATGGAAAAGCCGCTCATCGCTTTATCGCAAAAATGGAAATGCTCTACTCTGAAGGCGGTCACGAAAATGGAGCATAA
- a CDS encoding sugar phosphate nucleotidyltransferase, with product MKGVIIAAGMGSRLWNTTKQIPKTLLPYNEGTILSTIMAQLQLAGITELIVVVGFKKDYIINYLHNNPPSIPYTIVENPDWKNGNALSVYKVKEYVNDEPFLLSISDHLVKLEALQKIIEYPERINLLLTDPFYKDNFDVDDATKVQTENDYITAIGKELANYDALDCGIFRLESDFFSAVEKAVQNGKESISNAITELIFVKRIKSVMLNKPNLWIDIDTTEAYNFSKNFF from the coding sequence ATGAAGGGAGTTATAATTGCCGCTGGAATGGGAAGTCGGCTTTGGAACACAACGAAACAAATTCCTAAAACCCTGCTGCCATATAATGAAGGAACTATTTTGTCCACTATTATGGCACAATTGCAATTGGCTGGAATAACAGAACTAATTGTCGTAGTTGGTTTTAAGAAAGATTATATCATAAATTACTTGCACAATAACCCACCTTCCATACCCTATACAATAGTGGAAAACCCCGATTGGAAAAATGGTAACGCCCTGTCCGTTTATAAAGTGAAAGAATATGTAAATGATGAGCCATTCCTACTTTCAATTTCTGATCATCTGGTAAAACTGGAAGCGCTGCAAAAAATCATTGAATATCCTGAAAGAATTAATCTTTTGCTTACCGATCCCTTTTATAAAGACAATTTTGATGTAGATGATGCTACAAAAGTGCAAACCGAAAATGATTACATAACTGCTATCGGAAAAGAACTGGCTAATTATGACGCTTTGGATTGTGGAATTTTTCGTTTGGAATCGGACTTCTTTTCTGCCGTGGAAAAAGCAGTTCAAAATGGTAAGGAATCCATTAGCAATGCCATCACGGAATTGATCTTCGTAAAACGCATTAAATCCGTTATGCTGAATAAGCCCAATCTGTGGATAGATATTGATACAACAGAGGCATATAACTTCTCTAAGAACTTCTTTTAG